In Scomber japonicus isolate fScoJap1 chromosome 19, fScoJap1.pri, whole genome shotgun sequence, a single genomic region encodes these proteins:
- the sprn2 gene encoding shadow of prion protein 2 has protein sequence MTGQQKLLSLWLWLLLMVALCPGAQYAYSKRGGFFKSGKDKKSDSKEAPPSQSRGLSKNGLKWAGAAAAGMLGGTGTGYGLGFLGKPKYGSKSHHGHKTSSSEGDQRVYYQENQRYHNQSRWRAYVKSGAPAPMSNIFLTLGYAVPLLIAAWMRVI, from the coding sequence ATGACTGGCCAGCAGAAGCTTTTGTCACTGTGGCTTTGGCTGTTGCTTATGGTAGCTCTGTGCCCAGGTGCACAGTACGCATACAGTAAACGTGGAGGTTTCTTCAAGAgtggaaaagacaaaaaaagtgacAGCAAAGAAGCACCTCCCTCTCAGAGTCGTGGCTTGTCCAAGAATGGCTTAAAATGGGCAGGAGCAGCAGCGGCGGGCATGCTTGGAGGCACAGGAACTGGATATGGGCTAGGCTTCCTTGGTAAACCAAAATATGGATCTAAGAGTCATCATGGCCACAAGACTTCCTCCTCTGAGGGAGATCAACGGGTTTACTACCAGGAAAACCAACGATATCACAACCAGTCTCGCTGGAGAGCCTATGTTAAATCAGGTGCACCTGCTCCCATGAGTAACATCTTTCTCACTCTTGGATATGCCGTGCCTCTCCTCATCGCAGCATGGATGCGGGTGATTTAA